In Sphingomonas sp. PAMC26645, one DNA window encodes the following:
- a CDS encoding carboxypeptidase regulatory-like domain-containing protein, producing MKTMMVAALRAALVTTTILGSAVALPTTATAQTTTAAIRGQVRDAAGAAVAGATVVAVNTSTNQTFRATSSANGSYILNGLRPAPYTITVTGPNGDVSVQRISVGVGQSATLDAVLAAPAPASTTQTDATTGGAANDGGDIVVTAGRLVETKTSEVATNVSQNQIRILPQGDRNFLTFAALAPGVRYNDSETNKGIVAGASPASQVNVFIDGTSLKSQTLGGIAGQTDSRGNPFGQLAVGEFRVLTQNYKAEYEQAGSAIVTAITKSGTNDFHGEMFGQYTDRSLTAANILDQRADRGKPKFERKQYGISLGGPIIKDKLFFFGAYEGNDQNRASSVTVGQRTPENLARFGQYEGTYVSPYRGDFYFGKLTFTPDEPQVFDLSFSRRQETDVSGFGANFGSANIAYSAAVNKINKTDTYTYKWTYTGDSFVNEANLTYLDAVYNPSSLNPDDPSFEYQGVITFGGKDSTQRISQQSYVLRDDLTYNGFQNHAIKGGLRFAFQDYDFTKNFFVQPRYFFQNDATKGLDFSFPAQAQLGVGNPRIIASNSQLGAYIQDDWDVTDKLQINIGLRWDYESNLFNNKYRTPAAAVATLNALPRTEYFDPANYITDGSDRPTRKDMFQPRIGFSYDVNDDQRTVIFGGYGKYYDRNVFNNTLDEQFRLQYATGVFNFSRDGQPRDGNPTVRWDPQYLTRDGLLALRATAQTGLPDLFAVKNNAKAPSTDQFSFGVRQKFGVFRASVTGSYVRGQNGYTHLFATRNADGSCCDTTIPRANGFGNVLIGYDGLRTRYKALLVTIDKDYTVASGWGFNLAYTLSKAEQDGGDLFSLDKPTPDQYGWRPIADQDERHRIVLSGIADLPLGFQFSTLTTLGTGTAFQLQDQSAGTSVNQQVIRSLYRPKNCLGSVFAFCEVNLTLQNNIKVFNRHNINVAVDLLNAFNNKNYGGYSGYLGVGQAYSFDRTTNAPTNLLTLPRRIQFRVGYRF from the coding sequence ATGAAGACCATGATGGTCGCGGCGCTGCGCGCTGCGCTGGTGACGACGACGATCCTCGGATCGGCAGTCGCCCTGCCGACCACCGCGACCGCGCAGACGACGACTGCCGCGATCCGCGGACAAGTGCGCGATGCGGCGGGCGCGGCGGTGGCCGGCGCGACGGTGGTGGCGGTCAATACCAGCACCAACCAGACCTTCCGCGCCACGAGCAGCGCGAACGGCAGCTATATCCTCAACGGCCTGCGCCCGGCGCCCTACACGATCACGGTCACCGGACCGAACGGCGACGTCTCGGTGCAACGGATCTCGGTAGGCGTCGGACAGTCGGCGACGCTCGACGCCGTCCTGGCCGCACCCGCGCCAGCGTCCACCACGCAGACGGACGCGACCACCGGCGGTGCTGCCAATGACGGTGGCGACATCGTCGTCACCGCCGGACGCTTGGTCGAGACGAAGACGTCCGAAGTCGCTACGAACGTCAGCCAGAACCAGATCCGCATCCTGCCGCAGGGCGATCGCAACTTCCTGACCTTCGCCGCGCTGGCCCCTGGCGTTCGCTACAACGACAGCGAGACCAACAAGGGCATCGTCGCCGGTGCCTCGCCCGCCAGCCAGGTCAACGTGTTCATCGACGGTACCAGCCTGAAGAGCCAGACGCTCGGCGGGATCGCCGGCCAGACCGACAGCCGGGGCAATCCGTTCGGCCAGCTCGCGGTCGGGGAGTTCCGCGTGCTGACGCAGAACTACAAGGCGGAATACGAGCAGGCCGGGTCGGCCATCGTCACGGCGATCACCAAGTCGGGCACCAACGACTTCCACGGCGAGATGTTCGGCCAATATACCGATCGCAGCCTGACCGCGGCCAACATCCTCGATCAGCGTGCCGATCGCGGCAAGCCGAAGTTCGAACGCAAGCAATACGGCATCTCGCTGGGTGGCCCGATCATCAAGGACAAGCTGTTCTTCTTCGGCGCGTACGAAGGCAACGACCAGAACCGTGCATCGAGCGTGACGGTCGGCCAGCGCACACCGGAAAACCTCGCCCGGTTCGGCCAGTATGAAGGCACTTATGTCAGCCCGTATCGCGGCGATTTCTACTTCGGCAAGCTGACCTTCACCCCCGACGAGCCCCAGGTGTTCGACCTGTCGTTCAGCCGTCGCCAAGAGACCGACGTCTCGGGCTTCGGCGCCAATTTCGGCTCCGCCAACATCGCGTATTCGGCGGCGGTCAACAAGATCAACAAGACCGACACCTATACCTATAAATGGACGTACACCGGCGACAGCTTCGTCAACGAAGCCAACCTGACCTATCTCGACGCGGTGTATAATCCGTCGTCGCTGAACCCCGACGATCCAAGCTTCGAATATCAGGGCGTCATCACCTTTGGCGGCAAGGATTCGACGCAGCGGATCAGCCAGCAGAGCTATGTCCTGCGCGACGACCTGACGTATAACGGATTTCAGAACCACGCGATCAAGGGCGGCCTGCGGTTCGCATTCCAGGATTACGATTTTACCAAGAACTTCTTCGTCCAGCCGCGCTACTTCTTCCAGAACGACGCGACCAAGGGACTCGATTTCAGCTTCCCGGCGCAGGCGCAGCTTGGTGTCGGCAACCCGCGGATCATCGCCTCCAATTCGCAGCTGGGCGCGTACATTCAGGACGATTGGGACGTCACCGACAAGCTACAGATCAACATCGGCCTGCGCTGGGACTACGAGAGCAACCTGTTCAACAACAAATATCGCACCCCCGCAGCGGCGGTCGCGACGTTGAACGCGCTGCCGAGGACCGAGTATTTCGACCCCGCGAACTACATCACCGACGGTAGCGATCGCCCGACCCGCAAGGACATGTTCCAGCCTCGTATCGGCTTCAGCTACGACGTGAACGACGACCAGCGCACCGTGATCTTCGGCGGCTATGGCAAATATTACGATCGCAACGTGTTCAACAACACGCTCGACGAGCAATTCCGCCTGCAATACGCGACCGGCGTCTTCAATTTCTCGCGCGATGGGCAGCCGCGCGACGGGAACCCGACCGTCCGGTGGGATCCGCAATATCTGACCCGCGACGGCCTGCTGGCCTTGCGCGCTACCGCACAAACCGGCCTGCCCGACCTGTTCGCGGTCAAGAACAACGCCAAGGCGCCGTCCACCGATCAGTTCAGCTTCGGCGTGCGCCAGAAGTTCGGCGTGTTCCGCGCGTCGGTGACCGGCTCGTACGTTCGCGGCCAGAACGGCTACACGCACCTGTTCGCGACGCGCAACGCAGATGGATCGTGCTGCGACACGACGATCCCGCGGGCGAATGGCTTCGGCAACGTCCTGATCGGTTATGATGGCCTGCGGACGCGCTACAAGGCGCTGCTGGTGACGATCGACAAGGATTATACCGTCGCGTCGGGCTGGGGCTTCAATCTCGCCTATACGCTGTCGAAGGCCGAGCAGGACGGCGGAGACCTGTTCAGCCTCGATAAGCCGACGCCGGACCAGTATGGCTGGCGGCCGATTGCCGACCAGGACGAGCGCCACCGGATCGTCCTGTCGGGCATCGCCGACCTCCCGCTGGGCTTCCAGTTCTCGACATTGACGACGCTCGGCACCGGCACCGCGTTCCAGTTGCAGGACCAGTCGGCCGGGACCAGCGTCAACCAGCAGGTGATCCGGTCGCTGTACCGGCCGAAGAACTGCCTGGGCAGCGTCTTCGCGTTCTGCGAGGTCAATTTGACGCTGCAGAACAACATCAAGGTGTTCAACAGGCACAATATCAACGTCGCGGTCGACCTGCTCAACGCGTTCAACAACAAGAATTACGGCGGCTATTCCGGGTATCTCGGCGTCGGGCAGGCCTATTCGTTCGACCGCACCACCAACGCGCCAACCAACCTGCTGACGTTGCCGCGGCGGATCCAGTTCAGGGTTGGTTACAGGTTCTGA
- a CDS encoding polymer-forming cytoskeletal protein, with the protein MKGMHRGDLTIEGKFEGMLDGTAIVPAGATAEIAGMIDGTLIVEPGATVLISGMVDGEIVDRGGQITVTGMVS; encoded by the coding sequence ATGAAGGGCATGCACCGCGGCGACCTGACGATCGAGGGTAAATTCGAGGGCATGCTCGACGGCACCGCGATCGTCCCGGCCGGCGCCACCGCCGAGATCGCCGGGATGATCGATGGCACCCTGATCGTCGAACCCGGCGCGACGGTGCTGATCAGTGGCATGGTCGACGGCGAGATCGTCGATCGCGGCGGGCAGATCACCGTAACCGGGATGGTCAGCTGA
- a CDS encoding enoyl-CoA hydratase/isomerase family protein: MTNDPLGFSGVDVTRDGHVAIVTFVRPPHNFADLALIEAIGAAFAAADADRDVRAIVLQSEGKVFCAGADLVNANPVAADRTEGERNPFYVAAAKLFAVETPVVAAIQGAAVGAGLGLALVADFRVASPEAKFVANFIQIGFHPGFGISAVLERVIGRQRALLMTLTARRIRAEQAEAWGLADAVVPADQLRAEALSLAREIAAGAPLAVGSTRKTMRGDLFALVQSQTDHELAEQAWLQKTNDFAEGVRAVSERRPGNFTGT, translated from the coding sequence ATGACCAATGATCCCTTGGGTTTTTCCGGCGTCGACGTCACCCGAGACGGGCATGTTGCGATCGTCACGTTCGTGCGGCCGCCGCACAACTTTGCCGATCTCGCACTGATCGAGGCGATCGGGGCTGCGTTCGCCGCTGCGGATGCCGACCGCGACGTGCGCGCGATCGTCCTGCAATCCGAGGGCAAGGTGTTCTGCGCGGGAGCGGACCTCGTCAACGCCAATCCGGTCGCCGCGGACCGGACCGAGGGTGAGCGCAACCCGTTCTACGTCGCCGCCGCCAAGCTATTCGCGGTCGAGACGCCGGTCGTCGCCGCGATCCAGGGTGCAGCGGTCGGGGCAGGGCTCGGCCTCGCGCTCGTCGCCGATTTTCGCGTGGCCTCGCCCGAGGCGAAGTTCGTCGCCAATTTCATCCAGATCGGCTTCCACCCCGGTTTCGGTATCTCCGCGGTGCTGGAGCGTGTGATCGGTCGCCAGCGCGCGCTGCTGATGACCCTGACCGCGCGCCGTATCCGCGCCGAGCAGGCGGAGGCCTGGGGGCTGGCGGACGCGGTGGTACCTGCGGACCAGTTGCGCGCTGAAGCGCTGTCGCTCGCAAGGGAAATCGCGGCCGGAGCACCGCTAGCCGTGGGGTCTACACGCAAGACGATGCGCGGCGACCTGTTCGCGCTGGTCCAATCGCAAACCGATCACGAACTCGCCGAACAGGCCTGGTTGCAGAAGACCAACGACTTCGCCGAGGGTGTCCGCGCCGTCAGCGAGCGCCGTCCCGGCAATTTCACGGGCACCTGA
- a CDS encoding DUF4174 domain-containing protein encodes MPLLVAIALAASPTISQMKWERRILIVSAPAADDALLTEQRRILAAWKTNASARDLTVVEIVGDTIRGASDPAAAVRRKYHLPASFTAILIGKDGGEKLRSAKPFPAAALEATIDAMPMRKAGQR; translated from the coding sequence ATGCCTCTACTCGTTGCCATCGCGCTCGCAGCCTCACCCACCATCTCGCAGATGAAGTGGGAGCGGCGGATATTAATCGTGTCCGCCCCAGCCGCCGATGACGCATTACTCACCGAGCAACGGCGCATCCTTGCTGCGTGGAAAACCAACGCCTCCGCCCGCGACCTCACTGTCGTCGAAATCGTTGGGGACACGATTCGCGGCGCGAGCGACCCGGCCGCAGCGGTCCGCCGCAAATACCACCTGCCCGCCAGCTTTACCGCAATCCTCATTGGCAAGGACGGTGGCGAGAAACTGCGTAGTGCCAAGCCCTTCCCTGCCGCCGCGCTGGAGGCGACGATCGACGCGATGCCGATGCGCAAGGCGGGGCAGCGATAG
- a CDS encoding dihydrolipoamide acetyltransferase family protein, which yields MARFTFKLPDIGEGISEAEIVAWHVAIGDRVEEDSPIADMMTDKATVEMESPVTGIVVELAGEVGDQVSIGAALVVIETDAVDAADEVVAAPLTSAQAETAEQYEAENPGVEEVVETTPSPLRGEGRGEGQPQAETPATAPTPHPSPLPNGEREQKAQAVPVADTEQKAHALASPAVRARARDLGIDLASVKTDSDRVRHADLDAYLRYGSGEGYHPPHASRAREDQPIKVIGMRRRIAENMAASKRAIPHFTYVDEIDVTALEAMRADLNANRGGRPKLTMLPLMIVAICKTIPDFPMLNARYDDEAGVVTRHGAIHLGMAAQTDAGLTVPVIRDAQDRNVWQLATEITRLAEAARAGKLAPSEMGGGTITVTSLGPLGGIATTPVINRPEVAIIGPNKIVERPVFKGDEVVRAKLMNLSISCDHRVVDGWDAASFVQGLKKYLETPVLLFAD from the coding sequence ATGGCTCGCTTCACCTTCAAGCTGCCGGACATCGGCGAAGGCATCTCCGAGGCCGAGATCGTCGCATGGCACGTCGCCATCGGCGACCGCGTCGAGGAGGATTCGCCGATCGCCGACATGATGACCGACAAGGCCACCGTCGAGATGGAATCGCCGGTGACCGGCATCGTCGTCGAACTGGCCGGCGAAGTCGGCGACCAGGTCTCGATCGGCGCCGCGCTGGTGGTGATCGAGACGGATGCAGTGGATGCGGCAGACGAAGTCGTAGCCGCGCCGCTGACCTCGGCGCAGGCCGAAACCGCCGAACAATACGAAGCCGAAAACCCGGGCGTCGAAGAGGTGGTCGAGACAACTCCCTCTCCCCTCCGGGGAGAGGGCCGGGGTGAGGGGCAGCCCCAGGCGGAAACGCCGGCAACTGCCCCAACCCCTCACCCCAGCCCTCTCCCCAACGGGGAGAGGGAGCAGAAGGCGCAAGCCGTTCCTGTGGCTGACACGGAGCAAAAGGCCCACGCGCTAGCATCCCCCGCAGTCCGAGCCCGCGCTCGAGACCTCGGCATCGACCTCGCCTCCGTCAAAACCGACTCCGACCGAGTCCGCCACGCCGACCTAGACGCCTACCTCCGCTACGGCTCCGGCGAAGGCTACCACCCCCCGCACGCATCACGCGCCCGCGAAGACCAGCCCATCAAGGTCATCGGCATGCGTCGCCGCATCGCCGAGAACATGGCCGCGTCGAAGCGCGCGATCCCGCACTTCACCTATGTCGACGAGATCGACGTCACCGCACTCGAAGCGATGCGCGCCGACCTCAACGCCAACCGCGGCGGCCGCCCCAAGCTCACCATGCTGCCGCTGATGATCGTCGCGATCTGCAAGACGATCCCCGACTTCCCGATGCTCAACGCGCGCTACGATGACGAAGCGGGCGTGGTCACGCGCCACGGCGCCATCCACCTCGGCATGGCCGCGCAGACCGACGCCGGGCTCACCGTTCCCGTGATCCGCGACGCACAGGACCGCAACGTCTGGCAGCTCGCCACCGAGATCACGCGCCTCGCCGAAGCCGCCCGCGCCGGCAAGCTCGCCCCCAGCGAGATGGGCGGCGGCACTATCACGGTAACCTCGCTCGGGCCGCTCGGCGGCATCGCCACGACCCCGGTCATCAACCGCCCCGAAGTCGCGATCATCGGCCCCAACAAGATCGTCGAACGCCCCGTCTTCAAGGGCGACGAGGTCGTCCGCGCGAAACTCATGAACCTGTCGATCAGCTGCGACCACCGCGTCGTCGACGGCTGGGACGCTGCGAGCTTCGTCCAGGGCCTCAAGAAGTACCTCGAAACCCCCGTCCTGCTGTTCGCCGACTGA
- a CDS encoding SDR family oxidoreductase — MTTALITGASAGLGEGFARALAAQGDALILTARRVDRLEALATELRAAHGVTVHVFAADLADQTGPDTLIAAIAAAALPIDILVNNAGFGARGDFAELDGALQLGMIDLNCRALVALTHAVLPQMIARGSGGVLNLASVASFQPGPWMAVYYASKAFVLSFSEALHEEVKDKGVRVAALCPGPTRTEFADVAGLGDTALFERLASDPAAVVRDGLAALAANRAVKVSGALNFAMAEGIRFTPRSLARRIAGSLQKARG, encoded by the coding sequence ATGACGACGGCATTGATCACCGGCGCATCGGCGGGGTTGGGCGAAGGCTTTGCGCGGGCGCTTGCTGCTCAAGGCGATGCGCTGATCTTGACCGCGCGTCGGGTCGATCGGTTGGAGGCGCTGGCGACCGAACTGCGTGCGGCGCACGGCGTCACGGTGCATGTGTTTGCTGCCGACCTTGCGGATCAGACTGGTCCGGACACGCTCATTGCTGCCATCGCAGCCGCCGCGTTGCCGATCGACATACTCGTCAACAACGCCGGGTTCGGTGCGCGGGGTGATTTCGCAGAGCTTGATGGCGCGCTGCAACTGGGCATGATCGACTTGAATTGCCGTGCCTTGGTGGCGCTCACGCATGCCGTGCTGCCGCAGATGATCGCGCGTGGGTCTGGCGGGGTACTCAACCTTGCCTCGGTCGCGTCGTTCCAACCGGGGCCGTGGATGGCGGTCTATTACGCGAGCAAGGCTTTCGTGCTGAGCTTTTCCGAAGCGCTGCACGAGGAGGTGAAGGACAAGGGCGTGCGTGTGGCGGCGCTGTGCCCCGGGCCGACGCGGACCGAGTTCGCCGATGTCGCGGGGCTTGGCGATACCGCGCTGTTCGAGCGACTGGCGAGCGATCCGGCGGCGGTCGTGCGCGACGGGTTGGCGGCGCTGGCCGCAAACCGGGCGGTGAAGGTGTCCGGTGCGCTGAACTTCGCGATGGCCGAGGGGATACGGTTTACGCCGCGGAGTCTTGCGCGGCGGATCGCGGGGTCGCTTCAAAAAGCCCGTGGATAG
- a CDS encoding glucoamylase family protein gives MLDRRQFLGTGAISLGGLAAGCTSVGRPLVKAIESVTGTAPPAPPPSANPLIDNLQERAFLYFWDTTDPVTGLALDRWPTPSFSSIAAVGFALTAYPIGVVNGWITREQARKRTLATMEFFAIAPMGPEPTGNSGYKGFFYHFLGITKGQRFARAELSTIDTALLLGGMLFAQSWFDGDHPEEQRIRALADQIYGAVDWTWITPRAPFLSMGWHPESGFIPSDWNIYNEGMLMYLLALGSPTHPLPPSTWGALTEKFEPSWRGDHLHYPPMFVHQYSHVWVDFRGIRDAYIATKGIDYFENSKRATIAQRDYAIANAGGFAGYGPDIWGLTACDGPGDFKAKIGGRAREFFSYSERGPGARDDGTLAPTAAVGSIVFAPDLVIPTITAMHDRYGKGIYGKYGFFDAFNPTLTEMGEPLKHGRIVPGVGWVDIDYLGIDQGPIVAMIENWRTGMVWNTMRRSPHIRRGLDRAGFTGGWLARAP, from the coding sequence ATGCTCGATCGACGGCAGTTTCTCGGCACCGGGGCGATCTCGCTCGGTGGACTTGCCGCGGGATGCACATCGGTCGGGCGGCCGCTGGTCAAGGCGATCGAGAGCGTTACAGGCACGGCGCCGCCTGCACCGCCGCCGTCCGCCAACCCGCTGATCGACAATCTGCAGGAGCGTGCGTTCCTGTATTTCTGGGACACGACCGATCCGGTCACCGGGCTGGCGCTCGATCGCTGGCCGACGCCGTCCTTCTCGTCGATCGCCGCGGTCGGGTTCGCGTTGACCGCCTATCCGATCGGCGTCGTCAACGGCTGGATCACGCGGGAACAGGCGCGCAAGCGGACTCTGGCGACGATGGAGTTCTTCGCGATCGCACCGATGGGCCCCGAGCCGACCGGCAACAGCGGGTACAAAGGATTCTTCTACCACTTTCTCGGCATCACCAAGGGCCAGCGGTTCGCTCGCGCGGAACTGTCGACGATCGATACCGCGTTGCTGCTGGGCGGGATGCTGTTCGCGCAGAGCTGGTTCGATGGCGATCACCCCGAGGAACAGCGGATCCGCGCGCTGGCCGACCAGATCTACGGCGCTGTCGACTGGACGTGGATCACGCCGCGTGCGCCGTTCCTGTCGATGGGCTGGCATCCCGAAAGCGGCTTCATCCCGAGCGACTGGAATATCTACAACGAGGGGATGCTGATGTATCTGCTCGCGCTGGGATCGCCGACGCATCCGCTGCCGCCATCGACATGGGGGGCGCTGACCGAAAAGTTCGAGCCGTCGTGGCGCGGCGATCATCTCCATTATCCGCCGATGTTCGTGCACCAGTACAGCCACGTCTGGGTCGATTTCCGCGGCATCCGCGACGCGTACATCGCGACCAAGGGCATCGATTATTTCGAGAACAGCAAGCGCGCGACGATCGCACAGCGCGACTATGCGATCGCCAATGCGGGCGGGTTCGCGGGCTATGGCCCCGACATCTGGGGACTGACCGCGTGCGACGGTCCCGGCGACTTCAAGGCGAAGATCGGCGGGCGGGCGCGGGAATTCTTCAGTTACTCCGAACGCGGGCCCGGCGCGCGCGACGACGGTACGCTCGCACCTACCGCTGCCGTGGGATCGATCGTGTTTGCGCCGGATCTCGTCATCCCCACGATCACCGCGATGCACGATCGCTACGGCAAGGGGATATACGGCAAATACGGGTTCTTCGACGCCTTCAACCCGACGCTGACCGAGATGGGCGAACCGCTGAAGCATGGCCGGATCGTGCCCGGCGTGGGCTGGGTCGACATCGACTATCTCGGTATCGACCAGGGGCCGATCGTCGCGATGATCGAGAATTGGCGGACCGGGATGGTGTGGAACACGATGCGGCGGAGCCCGCATATCCGACGCGGGCTGGACCGTGCCGGATTTACCGGGGGATGGCTCGCGCGCGCTCCTTAA
- a CDS encoding acetyl-CoA C-acyltransferase, protein MREAAIVSTARTAIGKAYRGAFNATEAPVLAGHVMNAVVERAGVDPARIDEVFWGVGNQWGTQGGNAGRMAIFAGGLPESVPAFTLDRKCGSGLTAVALAARTIMCDEADVALAGGMESISYTVTKDAPRFVNASVVAKEPAAYIPMIETAEIVAEKYGINREAQDEYAAMSQQRAAAGLTSGAFAEEIVPITVEKALYDKQGAHAGIESVTLSQDEGIRAGTTLEGLRGLKTVWPGGEFSGPGSSVTAGNASQLSDGASAQLLMDRKTAEAEGKDILGIYRGFQAAGCSPAEMGIGPIFAIPKLLERVGLSVGDIGLWELNEAFASQCLYCRDFLGIDPDKYNVNGGAIAVGHPFGMTGSRLVGHALIEGRKRGVRYVVVSMCTAGGMGAAGLFEIV, encoded by the coding sequence ATGCGTGAAGCCGCCATCGTCTCGACTGCCCGTACCGCTATCGGCAAGGCGTATCGCGGCGCGTTCAACGCGACCGAGGCGCCGGTGCTGGCGGGGCACGTGATGAACGCAGTCGTTGAACGCGCAGGGGTAGATCCGGCGCGGATCGACGAGGTGTTCTGGGGCGTCGGCAATCAATGGGGTACGCAGGGCGGCAATGCCGGGCGGATGGCGATCTTTGCGGGCGGGCTGCCGGAGTCGGTACCGGCGTTCACACTCGACCGGAAGTGCGGGTCGGGGCTGACCGCAGTGGCGCTCGCGGCGCGGACGATCATGTGTGACGAGGCGGATGTCGCGCTGGCGGGCGGGATGGAGTCGATCAGCTACACCGTGACGAAGGACGCGCCGCGGTTCGTCAATGCGAGCGTCGTGGCGAAGGAGCCCGCGGCGTATATCCCGATGATCGAGACGGCCGAGATCGTCGCCGAGAAATACGGCATCAACCGCGAGGCGCAGGACGAATATGCCGCGATGAGCCAGCAGCGCGCTGCCGCAGGGCTTACGAGCGGAGCGTTTGCCGAGGAGATCGTGCCGATCACCGTCGAGAAGGCGCTGTACGACAAGCAGGGCGCGCATGCCGGGATCGAGAGCGTCACCTTGTCGCAGGACGAGGGTATTCGCGCGGGGACGACGCTGGAGGGATTGCGCGGGTTGAAGACGGTGTGGCCGGGCGGCGAGTTCTCCGGGCCGGGATCGAGCGTGACCGCGGGCAATGCCAGCCAATTGTCGGACGGCGCGTCGGCGCAACTGCTGATGGATCGCAAGACCGCGGAGGCCGAGGGCAAGGATATCCTGGGGATCTATCGCGGGTTCCAGGCGGCGGGGTGCAGTCCGGCGGAAATGGGTATCGGGCCGATCTTCGCGATTCCGAAACTGCTCGAGCGGGTGGGGTTGTCGGTGGGCGACATCGGGCTGTGGGAGCTGAACGAGGCGTTCGCGTCGCAGTGCCTGTATTGTCGCGATTTCCTCGGGATCGATCCGGACAAGTACAACGTCAACGGCGGCGCGATCGCGGTCGGGCATCCGTTCGGGATGACGGGGTCGCGGCTGGTCGGGCATGCGCTGATCGAGGGGCGCAAGCGCGGGGTGCGCTATGTCGTGGTGTCGATGTGCACCGCGGGGGGCATGGGCGCGGCGGGGTTGTTCGAGATCGTTTGA
- the gorA gene encoding glutathione-disulfide reductase, translating into MTDTTSATDTQFDYDLFVIGAGSGGTRASRVAAAHGARVAVAEEYRVGGTCVIRGCVPKKLLIYGAHFAEDLKDAKRFGWQVPDNCAFSWPTLRDNVMEEVDRINGAYTTTLQNNHVDIIHQRAVVSGPNQVTLADGTTKTAAKILIAVGAHPLVPEFPGSEHGITSNEVFHLDDVPKRVLIAGAGYIANEFAGIFHQFGSHVTLVNRTDVILRGYDESIRDRLLQISMSKGIDFRFNAAFESIEKDSDGCLTVKMSGHEPIVVDLVMFATGRLPNTKGLGLDTAGVEMDAAGAVIVDEDNRSSCDSIFAVGDVTNRIQLTPVAIREGQAFADTFFGGKPTRVDYANVPAAVFSHPPMAGVGMTESQAREALGSVRVYSSDFRPMKNVLAGRNERSLYKMICDGETDRVVGIHLIGPDCPEILQSAAVAVKAGLTKADFDATVALHPTMAEELVLMK; encoded by the coding sequence GTGACCGACACCACATCCGCGACCGATACCCAATTCGACTATGACCTGTTCGTCATCGGCGCAGGCTCGGGTGGGACGCGTGCGTCGCGCGTTGCCGCGGCGCACGGTGCACGCGTTGCGGTCGCGGAGGAATACCGTGTCGGTGGGACCTGCGTCATTCGCGGGTGCGTGCCGAAGAAGTTGCTGATCTACGGCGCGCATTTCGCCGAGGATCTGAAGGACGCCAAGCGGTTCGGCTGGCAGGTCCCAGATAACTGTGCGTTCAGCTGGCCGACGTTGCGCGACAACGTGATGGAGGAGGTCGACCGGATCAACGGCGCCTACACGACCACGCTCCAGAACAACCATGTCGACATCATCCACCAGCGCGCGGTCGTCTCCGGGCCGAACCAGGTTACCTTGGCCGACGGCACCACGAAGACCGCCGCGAAGATCCTGATCGCGGTCGGTGCGCATCCGCTGGTGCCGGAGTTCCCCGGCTCGGAACACGGCATCACCTCGAACGAGGTGTTCCACCTCGATGACGTGCCGAAGCGCGTGTTGATCGCCGGCGCGGGCTATATCGCCAACGAGTTCGCCGGGATCTTCCACCAGTTCGGTTCGCACGTGACGTTGGTCAACCGCACCGACGTGATCCTGCGCGGCTATGACGAATCGATCCGCGACCGCCTGCTCCAGATCTCGATGAGCAAGGGCATCGATTTCCGTTTCAACGCTGCGTTCGAGAGCATCGAGAAGGATTCGGATGGCTGCCTGACGGTCAAGATGAGCGGGCATGAGCCGATCGTCGTCGACCTCGTGATGTTCGCGACCGGTCGTTTGCCCAACACGAAGGGGCTTGGACTCGACACGGCGGGCGTCGAGATGGACGCAGCCGGCGCGGTGATCGTCGATGAGGACAACCGGTCGAGCTGCGACTCGATTTTCGCAGTCGGCGACGTCACCAACCGGATCCAGCTGACTCCGGTCGCGATCCGCGAGGGGCAGGCATTTGCCGATACGTTCTTCGGCGGCAAGCCAACCCGCGTTGATTACGCCAACGTGCCCGCGGCGGTGTTCAGCCACCCGCCGATGGCTGGTGTCGGCATGACCGAGTCGCAGGCGCGGGAAGCACTTGGCTCGGTCAGGGTGTATTCGAGCGATTTCCGGCCGATGAAGAACGTGCTGGCGGGCCGTAACGAGCGGTCGTTGTACAAGATGATCTGCGATGGCGAGACCGACCGGGTGGTGGGGATCCACTTGATCGGGCCGGACTGTCCGGAGATCCTGCAATCGGCTGCGGTGGCGGTGAAGGCCGGACTGACCAAGGCCGATTTCGACGCGACGGTCGCGCTGCATCCGACGATGGCGGAAGAGCTTGTCTTGATGAAGTAG